The Oncorhynchus nerka isolate Pitt River linkage group LG12, Oner_Uvic_2.0, whole genome shotgun sequence genome includes a region encoding these proteins:
- the LOC115138583 gene encoding kinesin light chain 1 isoform X5, producing the protein MRENMSTMVCLKEEEDPGEKLSQDEIISRTKQVIQGLEALKQEHNSILEGLLGTLRCLKQENQGVLVEEKSLMIRKSLEMLELGLGEAQVMMALSGHLSSVESEKQKLRAQVRRLCQENQWLRDELAGTQQKLQKSEQSVAQLEEEKKHLEFMNQLKKYDEDLSPSEEKDSDSSKENLDDLFPDDQDDQPPGIQQPHGSAAAAAAQQGGYEIPARLRTLHNLVIQYASQGRYEVAVPLCKQALEDLEKTSGHNHPDVATMLNILALVYRDQNKYKEAANLLNDALAIREKTLGRDHPAVAATLNNLAVLYGKRGKYKEAEPLCKRALEIREKVLGKDHPDVAKQLNNLALLCQNQGKYEEVEYYYQRALEIYQTKLGPDDPNVAKTKNNLASCYLKQGKFKQAETLYKEILTRAHEREFGSVDDENKPIWMHAEEREEQSKGKQQDGSLFGEYGGWYKACKVDSPTVTTTLKNLGALYRRQGKFEAAETLEEAAKRSRKQGLDTVHKQRVADVLSEPEEQEKQRSRESLTSDTTVKYESGPDGGEEVSMSVEWNGDGSGSLKRSGSFSKLRASIRRSSEKLVRKLKGGGSRESEPKNPGSKIII; encoded by the exons ATGCGTGAGAACATGTCCACCATGGTGTGTTTGAAGGAGGAGGAAGACCCTGGGGAGAAGCTGTCCCAGGATGAGATCATCTCCAGGACCAAGCAGGTGATCCAGGGCCTGGAGGCTCTGAAGCAGGAGCACAACTCTATCTTGGAGGGCTTGCTGGGCACGCTGCGCTGCCTGAAGCAGGAAAACCAGGGTGTCCTGGTGGAGGAGAAGTCTCTCATGATCCGCAAGTCCCTGGAGATGCTGGAGCTGGGCCTGGGCGAGGCACAG GTGATGATGGCGCTGTCGGGCCACCTGAGCTCTGTGGAGTCGGAGAAGCAGAAGCTGCGGGCACAGGTTCGTCGGCTGTGCCAGGAGAACCAGTGGCTGAGGGACGAACTGGCGGGCACCCAGCAGAAGCTGCAGAAGAGTGAGCAGAGCGTGGCTcagctggaggaggagaagaaacacCTGGAGTTCATGAACCAGCTCAAGAAGTACGACGAGGATCTGTCGCCATCG GAGGAGAAGGACTCTGACTCCAGTAAAGAGAATCTGGATGATCTGTTCCCAGACGACCAGGATGACCAACCTCCTGGCA TCCAGCAGCCCCACggtagtgcagcagcagcagcagcccagCAGGGAGGCTATGAGATCCCGGCCCGCCTTAGGACCCTTCACAACCTGGTGATCCAGTACGCCTCCCAGGGCCGCTACGAGGTGGCCGTGCCCCTCTGCAAACAGGCCCTGGAGGACCTGGAGAAGACCTCCGGACACAACCACCCGGACGTGGCCACCATGCTCAACATCCTGGCCCTGGTCTACAG GGACCAGAATAAATACAAAGAGGCAGCCAACCTGCTGAACGACGCCCTGGCCATCAGGGAGAAGACTCTGGGCAGGGACCATCCAGCG gtgGCTGCTACACTCAACAACCTGGCTGTGCTCTACGGGAAACGGGGGAAGTACAAGGAAGCGGAGCCCCTTTGCAAGCGGGCTCTGGAGATCCGGGAGAAG GTTCTGGGTAAGGACCACCCAGACGTTGCCAAGCAGCTGAACAACCTTGCCCTGCTGTGTCAGAACCAGGGCAAGTATGAGGAGGTGGAGTACTACTACCAGCGGGCCCTGGAGATCTACCAGACCAAACTGGGCCCTGACGACCCCAATGTGGCCAAGACCAAAAACAATCTG gCATCCTGTTACCTGAAGCAGGGGAAGTTCAAGCAGGCTGAAACTCTGTACAAAGAGATCCTTACCCGCGCACATGAGAGGGAGTTTGGCTCCGTAGACG ATGAGAACAAACCCATTTGGATGcatgctgaggagagagaggaacagagcaag GGAAAGCAGCAGGACGGCTCCCTGTTCGGAGAGTATGGAGGCTGGTACAAGGCCTGTAAAGTAGACAG CCCCACAGTAACCACCACCCTGAAGAATCTGGGCGCCCTCTACAGGCGGCAGGGTAAATTTGAGGCGGCAGAGACACTGGAGGAGGCAGCCAAGCGCTCCAGAAAACAG GGTCTGGACACAGTGCACAAGCAGCGTGTGGCGGATGTTCTGAGCGAGCCGGAGGAGCAGGAGAAGCAGCGGAGCCGTGAGAGTCTGACCTCCGACACCACGGTCAAGTACGAGAGCGGCCCGGACGGGGGCGAGGAAGTGAGTATGAGCGTGGAGTGGAACGGG
- the LOC115138583 gene encoding kinesin light chain 1 isoform X6, producing MRENMSTMVCLKEEEDPGEKLSQDEIISRTKQVIQGLEALKQEHNSILEGLLGTLRCLKQENQGVLVEEKSLMIRKSLEMLELGLGEAQVMMALSGHLSSVESEKQKLRAQVRRLCQENQWLRDELAGTQQKLQKSEQSVAQLEEEKKHLEFMNQLKKYDEDLSPSEEKDSDSSKENLDDLFPDDQDDQPPGIQQPHGSAAAAAAQQGGYEIPARLRTLHNLVIQYASQGRYEVAVPLCKQALEDLEKTSGHNHPDVATMLNILALVYRDQNKYKEAANLLNDALAIREKTLGRDHPAVAATLNNLAVLYGKRGKYKEAEPLCKRALEIREKVLGKDHPDVAKQLNNLALLCQNQGKYEEVEYYYQRALEIYQTKLGPDDPNVAKTKNNLASCYLKQGKFKQAETLYKEILTRAHEREFGSVDDENKPIWMHAEEREEQSKGKQQDGSLFGEYGGWYKACKVDSPTVTTTLKNLGALYRRQGKFEAAETLEEAAKRSRKQGLDTVHKQRVADVLSEPEEQEKQRSRESLTSDTTVKYESGPDGGEEA from the exons ATGCGTGAGAACATGTCCACCATGGTGTGTTTGAAGGAGGAGGAAGACCCTGGGGAGAAGCTGTCCCAGGATGAGATCATCTCCAGGACCAAGCAGGTGATCCAGGGCCTGGAGGCTCTGAAGCAGGAGCACAACTCTATCTTGGAGGGCTTGCTGGGCACGCTGCGCTGCCTGAAGCAGGAAAACCAGGGTGTCCTGGTGGAGGAGAAGTCTCTCATGATCCGCAAGTCCCTGGAGATGCTGGAGCTGGGCCTGGGCGAGGCACAG GTGATGATGGCGCTGTCGGGCCACCTGAGCTCTGTGGAGTCGGAGAAGCAGAAGCTGCGGGCACAGGTTCGTCGGCTGTGCCAGGAGAACCAGTGGCTGAGGGACGAACTGGCGGGCACCCAGCAGAAGCTGCAGAAGAGTGAGCAGAGCGTGGCTcagctggaggaggagaagaaacacCTGGAGTTCATGAACCAGCTCAAGAAGTACGACGAGGATCTGTCGCCATCG GAGGAGAAGGACTCTGACTCCAGTAAAGAGAATCTGGATGATCTGTTCCCAGACGACCAGGATGACCAACCTCCTGGCA TCCAGCAGCCCCACggtagtgcagcagcagcagcagcccagCAGGGAGGCTATGAGATCCCGGCCCGCCTTAGGACCCTTCACAACCTGGTGATCCAGTACGCCTCCCAGGGCCGCTACGAGGTGGCCGTGCCCCTCTGCAAACAGGCCCTGGAGGACCTGGAGAAGACCTCCGGACACAACCACCCGGACGTGGCCACCATGCTCAACATCCTGGCCCTGGTCTACAG GGACCAGAATAAATACAAAGAGGCAGCCAACCTGCTGAACGACGCCCTGGCCATCAGGGAGAAGACTCTGGGCAGGGACCATCCAGCG gtgGCTGCTACACTCAACAACCTGGCTGTGCTCTACGGGAAACGGGGGAAGTACAAGGAAGCGGAGCCCCTTTGCAAGCGGGCTCTGGAGATCCGGGAGAAG GTTCTGGGTAAGGACCACCCAGACGTTGCCAAGCAGCTGAACAACCTTGCCCTGCTGTGTCAGAACCAGGGCAAGTATGAGGAGGTGGAGTACTACTACCAGCGGGCCCTGGAGATCTACCAGACCAAACTGGGCCCTGACGACCCCAATGTGGCCAAGACCAAAAACAATCTG gCATCCTGTTACCTGAAGCAGGGGAAGTTCAAGCAGGCTGAAACTCTGTACAAAGAGATCCTTACCCGCGCACATGAGAGGGAGTTTGGCTCCGTAGACG ATGAGAACAAACCCATTTGGATGcatgctgaggagagagaggaacagagcaag GGAAAGCAGCAGGACGGCTCCCTGTTCGGAGAGTATGGAGGCTGGTACAAGGCCTGTAAAGTAGACAG CCCCACAGTAACCACCACCCTGAAGAATCTGGGCGCCCTCTACAGGCGGCAGGGTAAATTTGAGGCGGCAGAGACACTGGAGGAGGCAGCCAAGCGCTCCAGAAAACAG GGTCTGGACACAGTGCACAAGCAGCGTGTGGCGGATGTTCTGAGCGAGCCGGAGGAGCAGGAGAAGCAGCGGAGCCGTGAGAGTCTGACCTCCGACACCACGGTCAAGTACGAGAGCGGCCCGGACGGGGGCGAGGAA